In Streptomyces sp. NBC_01707, a genomic segment contains:
- a CDS encoding UDP-N-acetylglucosamine 1-carboxyvinyltransferase yields the protein MSDDYLARIGKLIRDARQHRGWTQSQLAEALGTSQSAVNRIERGNQNISLEMIARIGEALDSEIVSLGYAGPMHLRVVGGRRLSGSIDVKTSKNACVALLCGSLLNKGRTVLRRVARIEEVYRLLEVLNSIGVRTRWINDGTDLEIVPPARLDMDAIDADAARRTRSIIMFLGPLLHRMDQFKLPYAGGCDLGTRTIEPHMIALRRFGLEIAATEGLYHAQIDHSVTPERPIVLTERGDTVTENALLAAARHDGTTVIRNASSNYMVQDLCFFLEALGIRIDGIGTTTLTVHGVANIDVDVDYSPSEDPVEAMSLLAAAVVTESELTIRRVPIEFLEIELAVMEEMGVDCDRTTEYAADNGRTRLVDLTVRPSKLEAPIDKIHPMPFPGLNIDNVPFFAAIAASAHGKTLIHDWVYDNRAIYLTDLNRLGGRLQLLDPHRVLVEGPTRWRAAEMICPPALRPAVVVLLAMMAAEGTSVLRNVYVINRGYEELAERLNSVGAQIEIFRDI from the coding sequence ATGTCAGACGACTACCTCGCACGCATCGGCAAGCTCATACGTGACGCCCGTCAGCACCGGGGCTGGACACAGAGCCAACTCGCCGAGGCGCTCGGCACCAGCCAGAGCGCCGTCAACCGCATCGAGCGCGGCAATCAGAACATCAGCCTTGAGATGATCGCCCGTATCGGTGAAGCACTCGACAGTGAGATCGTGTCGCTCGGCTATGCCGGACCGATGCACCTGCGGGTGGTCGGCGGGCGCCGGCTCTCCGGCTCGATCGACGTCAAGACCAGCAAGAACGCGTGCGTGGCGCTGCTCTGCGGCTCGCTGCTCAACAAGGGACGTACGGTCCTGCGCCGCGTCGCCCGCATCGAGGAGGTCTACCGTCTCCTCGAAGTTCTGAACTCCATAGGTGTGCGGACCCGGTGGATCAACGACGGGACCGACCTGGAGATCGTCCCGCCGGCCCGGCTCGACATGGATGCCATCGACGCGGACGCGGCCCGCCGCACCCGGTCCATCATCATGTTCCTCGGCCCGCTGCTGCACCGCATGGACCAGTTCAAGCTCCCGTACGCGGGCGGCTGCGACCTCGGCACCCGGACCATCGAGCCGCACATGATCGCGCTGCGCCGGTTCGGCCTGGAGATCGCCGCGACCGAGGGCCTGTACCACGCCCAGATCGACCACTCGGTCACCCCCGAACGCCCCATCGTGCTGACCGAGCGCGGCGACACCGTGACGGAGAACGCGCTGCTGGCGGCCGCCCGTCACGACGGCACGACCGTCATCCGTAACGCGTCGTCCAACTACATGGTCCAGGACCTGTGCTTCTTCCTGGAGGCGCTGGGCATACGCATCGACGGCATCGGTACGACGACGCTGACGGTGCACGGTGTGGCGAACATAGACGTGGATGTCGACTACTCCCCCTCCGAGGACCCGGTCGAGGCGATGAGTCTGCTCGCCGCCGCCGTGGTGACGGAGTCCGAGCTGACGATCCGCCGGGTACCGATCGAGTTCCTGGAGATCGAGCTCGCGGTGATGGAGGAGATGGGTGTCGACTGCGACCGCACGACGGAGTACGCGGCGGACAACGGCCGTACCCGGCTGGTCGATCTGACCGTCCGGCCCTCCAAGCTGGAGGCCCCGATCGACAAGATCCACCCGATGCCGTTCCCCGGTCTCAACATCGACAACGTGCCGTTCTTCGCGGCCATCGCCGCCTCGGCGCACGGCAAGACCCTCATACACGACTGGGTCTACGACAACCGCGCCATCTATCTGACGGACCTCAACCGACTGGGCGGCCGGCTCCAGCTCCTCGACCCGCACCGGGTCCTGGTGGAGGGCCCGACCCGCTGGCGCGCGGCCGAGATGATATGCCCGCCGGCGCTGCGGCCGGCCGTGGTGGTGCTGCTCGCGATGATGGCCGCCGAGGGGACCTCCGTACTGCGCAACGTGTACGTGATCAACCGCGGTTACGAGGAACTGGCGGAGCGCCTCAACTCGGTGGGCGCACAGATCGAGATCTTCCGCGACATCTGA
- a CDS encoding GntR family transcriptional regulator, with translation MVFSFRMDRRSGVASYLQIVHQVQQALRLGLLEPGDRLPTARAVVEATALNPNTVLKAYRELEHQGLVETRRRHGTFVVGTLGSSSADSPWRAEFAEVAARARAAGLERDDVVALFTAVLEDLYPPKETDATQHQQL, from the coding sequence ATGGTGTTCTCCTTCCGGATGGACCGGCGGAGCGGGGTCGCCAGCTACCTCCAGATCGTCCATCAGGTACAGCAGGCCCTTCGCCTCGGGCTGCTGGAGCCGGGCGACCGCCTGCCCACTGCCCGAGCGGTGGTGGAAGCGACGGCGCTCAATCCCAACACCGTGCTCAAGGCGTACCGCGAGCTGGAACACCAGGGCCTGGTCGAGACCCGACGCAGGCACGGGACGTTCGTGGTGGGCACGCTCGGCAGCTCCTCCGCCGACTCGCCCTGGCGAGCCGAATTCGCGGAAGTGGCCGCACGCGCCCGTGCCGCCGGACTCGAACGCGACGACGTGGTCGCGCTCTTCACCGCCGTACTCGAAGACCTCTATCCACCGAAGGAAACCGATGCCACCCAGCACCAGCAGCTCTGA
- a CDS encoding NAD(P)/FAD-dependent oxidoreductase, with translation MTPTFDAVVIGSGVNGLVAAAQLARGGWSVALIEGSDRLGGFIATEERTLPGYLHDTYSSWHPLFVSGGAYAALGADLHRHGLEYRNTDGLITGTVTDEGRVVLAHRDPAATAEMFGHSEDRTAYLTLLQRFLDNADALGGILGGEPRSPRVRRHVGGSAELDQALLWRPYRARPGTPHLYPACGTSAPRPTPARASAPGRGTS, from the coding sequence ATGACACCTACCTTCGACGCGGTCGTGATCGGGTCCGGCGTGAACGGCTTGGTCGCCGCTGCCCAGCTGGCCAGGGGCGGCTGGTCGGTGGCCCTCATCGAAGGAAGCGACCGGCTGGGCGGCTTCATCGCCACCGAGGAGCGGACTCTGCCTGGCTACCTGCACGACACGTACTCCTCGTGGCACCCGCTGTTCGTGTCCGGCGGGGCCTACGCCGCCCTCGGTGCGGACCTGCACCGGCACGGTTTGGAGTATCGCAACACCGACGGACTGATCACGGGCACCGTCACCGACGAAGGGCGCGTGGTCCTCGCCCACCGCGACCCCGCGGCCACCGCCGAGATGTTCGGCCACTCCGAGGACCGAACCGCCTACCTCACCCTGCTGCAGAGGTTCCTCGACAATGCCGACGCACTGGGCGGCATCCTGGGCGGTGAACCACGCTCGCCCCGTGTGCGCCGGCATGTGGGCGGCTCGGCCGAACTCGACCAGGCCCTGCTGTGGCGCCCCTACCGGGCGCGGCCCGGCACGCCACACCTGTACCCGGCTTGTGGCACATCGGCGCCTCGACCCACCCCGGCCCGGGCCTCGGCGCCGGGTCGGGGCACCTCGTAG
- a CDS encoding DUF6243 family protein → MTVSKNINNPVGMGGGQRKRLSRAERQNNGPHRNLDRKGAADRKADLVRKMREKAGAAEGAGQTGDDTAQS, encoded by the coding sequence ATGACCGTGAGCAAGAACATCAACAACCCCGTGGGAATGGGCGGGGGCCAGCGCAAGAGGCTGTCCCGCGCCGAACGGCAGAACAATGGTCCGCACCGCAACCTCGACCGCAAGGGTGCCGCCGACCGGAAGGCGGACCTGGTACGCAAGATGCGCGAGAAGGCGGGCGCAGCCGAGGGCGCCGGGCAGACGGGCGACGACACCGCACAGAGCTGA